In Microbacterium foliorum, the following proteins share a genomic window:
- a CDS encoding amino acid permease, producing the protein MTEFSDIQTREIGLQKALTARQLGMIALGGAIGTGLFLGSRFAIGFAGPSVVLSYLIGGMIALLLMAGLAEMTVQHPTSGSFGAYAEHYIGPLAGFLVRYMYWGCIVLAVGTEVTAVGEYMQLWFPDIPPWIWVILFGGALILVNAMNVKSFGTLEYWFSAIKVFAIISFIVVAGWLVFFSGDQKRGVHNWAAEGGFMPNGLSGMWFAVIVSIFSYLSIEMIAVAAGEATEPEKAVKKAFKVTAFRLLVFYILTLSLIVSIAPVSEILSGSSPFVTVMQVIGIPFADSVLNFVVIIAALSAMNSQLYISTRMMFSLSRAGEAPRMFGKVGRNGAPLNALLLSTGGIAVATVIYVLNPADAFAMMFAISMFGALFTWFMIFVTHVAFRRRLAARGEKPKYSVWGSRPGAIIGAMLMLAIAVSTALTEEFRSTLPFGVPCLAVAIGAFFLVQRRRRTQDAAPIGSALSAGKNRDS; encoded by the coding sequence ATGACTGAATTCTCCGACATCCAGACCCGAGAGATCGGTCTGCAGAAAGCCCTCACCGCACGGCAGCTCGGCATGATCGCGCTCGGCGGCGCGATCGGCACCGGACTGTTCCTCGGCAGCCGGTTCGCGATCGGATTCGCCGGCCCCAGCGTCGTGCTGAGCTATCTGATCGGCGGCATGATCGCCCTGCTACTGATGGCGGGGCTCGCCGAGATGACCGTTCAGCACCCGACCTCCGGGTCGTTCGGCGCATATGCCGAGCATTACATCGGGCCGCTCGCCGGATTCCTCGTGCGCTACATGTACTGGGGGTGCATCGTGCTCGCCGTCGGCACCGAGGTCACTGCCGTCGGCGAGTACATGCAGCTGTGGTTCCCCGACATCCCGCCGTGGATCTGGGTCATCCTGTTCGGCGGAGCGCTGATCCTCGTGAACGCGATGAACGTCAAGAGCTTCGGCACACTCGAATACTGGTTCTCTGCGATCAAGGTCTTCGCGATCATCTCGTTCATCGTGGTCGCGGGCTGGCTGGTCTTCTTCTCGGGAGACCAGAAGCGTGGGGTGCACAACTGGGCGGCAGAGGGCGGCTTCATGCCGAACGGACTGAGCGGCATGTGGTTCGCCGTGATCGTCTCGATCTTCAGTTACCTCAGCATCGAGATGATCGCGGTCGCAGCCGGTGAGGCCACCGAACCGGAGAAGGCGGTGAAGAAGGCCTTCAAGGTCACCGCCTTCCGACTGCTCGTCTTCTACATCCTGACACTGTCGCTGATCGTCTCCATCGCGCCGGTCTCCGAGATCCTCTCCGGATCGAGCCCGTTCGTCACGGTCATGCAGGTCATCGGCATCCCCTTCGCGGACTCCGTGCTGAACTTCGTCGTGATCATCGCCGCGCTGTCGGCCATGAACAGCCAGCTCTACATCTCTACGCGCATGATGTTTTCGCTATCGCGCGCCGGCGAGGCCCCGCGGATGTTCGGCAAGGTCGGCAGGAACGGCGCTCCGCTGAACGCCCTGCTGCTCTCGACGGGCGGCATCGCGGTCGCGACCGTGATCTACGTGCTGAACCCGGCCGATGCCTTCGCGATGATGTTCGCGATCTCGATGTTCGGGGCGCTCTTCACGTGGTTCATGATCTTCGTGACCCACGTCGCGTTCCGCCGCCGCCTGGCCGCGCGCGGCGAGAAGCCGAAGTACTCCGTGTGGGGTTCGCGGCCGGGCGCGATCATCGGAGCCATGCTGATGCTGGCGATCGCCGTCTCGACCGCGCTTACCGAGGAGTTCCGTTCGACGCTCCCCTTCGGGGTCCCATGCCTCGCCGTCGCGATCGGCGCGTTCTTCCTCGTGCAGCGGCGACGACGGACGCAAGACGCTGCACCGATCGGCTCTGCGTTGAGCGCCGGAAAGAACCGCGATTCTTGA
- a CDS encoding pyridoxal phosphate-dependent aminotransferase, whose translation MTERAPLSRKLSAIAESATLKVDAKAKALKAEGKPVISYAAGEPDFATPQFIVDAAAEALADPASYRYTPAPGLPALREAIAAKTLRDSGLEVSPSQVIVTNGGKQSVYQAFQAVVNPGDEVLLPAPYWTTYPEAIRLADGTPVEVFAGADQDYKVTVEQLEAARTERTTALVFVSPSNPTGSVYTAEETKAIGEWALEHGIWIISDEIYQNLTYEGVKATSIVEAVPEVAGQTILVNGVAKTYAMTGWRVGWMVGPADAIKVAANLQSHLSSNVNNVAQKAAIAALNGPQTEAEQFREAFDRRRRLIVLELSKIDGLVVPNPLGAFYVYPDVQGLLGRTWGGKTPTTSLELADLILEQAEVAVVPGEAFGPSGYIRMSYALGDDQLLEGVQRLQRLFS comes from the coding sequence GTGACCGAACGCGCTCCTCTCTCTCGCAAGCTCTCCGCCATCGCCGAATCCGCGACCCTCAAGGTCGACGCCAAGGCGAAGGCCCTCAAAGCCGAAGGCAAGCCCGTCATCTCGTATGCCGCGGGCGAGCCCGACTTCGCGACGCCGCAGTTCATCGTGGACGCAGCGGCCGAGGCCCTCGCCGACCCGGCGAGCTACCGCTACACCCCGGCTCCGGGACTTCCCGCACTGCGGGAGGCGATCGCAGCGAAGACGCTGCGCGACTCGGGACTCGAGGTCTCGCCGAGCCAGGTCATCGTGACCAACGGCGGCAAGCAGTCGGTGTATCAGGCGTTCCAGGCGGTGGTGAACCCCGGCGACGAGGTGCTGCTGCCCGCTCCGTACTGGACCACCTACCCCGAGGCGATCCGCCTCGCCGACGGCACCCCCGTCGAGGTGTTCGCGGGCGCCGACCAGGACTACAAGGTCACGGTCGAGCAGCTCGAGGCGGCCCGCACCGAGCGCACCACCGCGCTGGTGTTCGTCTCCCCCTCGAACCCGACCGGCTCGGTGTACACGGCCGAAGAGACCAAGGCCATCGGCGAGTGGGCTCTCGAGCACGGCATCTGGATCATCTCCGACGAGATCTACCAGAACCTCACCTACGAGGGCGTCAAGGCGACCTCGATCGTCGAGGCCGTGCCCGAGGTGGCCGGCCAGACGATCCTCGTCAACGGCGTCGCGAAGACCTACGCCATGACCGGGTGGCGCGTGGGCTGGATGGTCGGACCCGCGGATGCCATCAAGGTCGCCGCCAACCTGCAGTCCCACCTGTCGAGCAACGTGAACAACGTCGCCCAGAAGGCCGCGATCGCCGCACTCAACGGCCCGCAGACCGAGGCCGAGCAGTTCCGCGAGGCGTTCGACCGCCGTCGCCGCCTGATCGTCTTGGAGCTGTCGAAGATCGACGGTCTCGTCGTGCCCAACCCGCTCGGCGCCTTCTACGTCTACCCGGACGTGCAGGGTCTGCTCGGCCGCACGTGGGGCGGCAAGACACCGACCACATCGCTCGAACTCGCCGACCTCATCCTCGAGCAGGCCGAGGTGGCCGTGGTCCCCGGCGAGGCGTTCGGTCCCTCCGGCTACATCCGCATGTCGTACGCACTCGGCGACGACCAGCTTCTCGAGGGCGTGCAGCGCCTGCAGCGCCTGTTCAGCTGA
- a CDS encoding VOC family protein, whose product MSGLIPYLLFPGNAAEALEHYRSVFGGKLQLLDYAGAARHDGPADAIAHGQLTGPVELAGADAGADDDAVQMSGMFLSLLGTADASTLTSWFDQLSKEGRVIDALQKRPWGDYDGTVIDRYGIRWLIGFHDEA is encoded by the coding sequence ATGAGCGGACTGATCCCCTACCTCCTGTTTCCCGGGAACGCAGCCGAAGCGCTGGAGCACTACCGGTCGGTCTTCGGTGGGAAGCTCCAGCTGCTCGACTACGCCGGTGCCGCGCGCCACGACGGGCCGGCGGATGCGATCGCACACGGACAGCTCACGGGGCCCGTCGAGCTCGCGGGTGCGGATGCCGGCGCCGATGACGACGCGGTGCAGATGAGCGGGATGTTCCTCTCGCTGCTCGGCACGGCGGATGCGTCGACGCTGACCAGCTGGTTCGACCAGCTCTCGAAGGAGGGCAGAGTGATCGACGCGCTGCAGAAGCGCCCCTGGGGCGACTACGACGGTACGGTCATCGATCGCTACGGCATCCGCTGGCTGATCGGATTCCACGACGAGGCGTGA
- a CDS encoding AMP-binding protein has protein sequence MSDPDLRGALVLAEYAPGEAAVLSDAERWPTLDAAGSARLSHWREHPDAPHWTHATGDRLTAEQVQRVRHPLSTDDWLTDHLAAARRTLRYRGMPTGCTLDDFPTISRADLVDDLAAFVPLDADLSRMLHGTSSGSTGAALLIPDDVEEVARGFHLLVALAASAGASVTIDGERMTVANLVFQRQAFTYVSVISSFAHRAMARLNLHPTSWRGLGARSRFLAEADPQILSGHPTSLAELLDAGLDSVLHPAVIFSGAMALSAALRARLEAAFECPVVDVYGLHETRPIAARIDDGPFRVLDRRVHVEVWDPRREVALPPGAMGEIVVTAGENPLLPLVRYRTGDYGRLVHLDGGAVGIADLEGRENTRFRAGDGTLVPCVELTQHLQAHGAQGWSIDQDAAGRVHAVIVGGDESGIRSALGALLGVEFELRQVERLIDLGEGKPRRYRSAVPD, from the coding sequence GTGAGTGACCCCGACCTCCGAGGGGCGCTCGTGCTCGCCGAATACGCACCGGGGGAGGCCGCAGTGCTCTCCGACGCCGAGCGCTGGCCGACGCTCGACGCCGCAGGCAGTGCTCGGCTGAGCCACTGGCGAGAGCACCCCGACGCCCCGCACTGGACGCACGCCACGGGCGACCGCCTCACCGCCGAACAGGTGCAGCGGGTGCGGCATCCGCTCTCGACCGACGACTGGCTGACCGACCATCTCGCCGCAGCACGACGCACGCTGCGCTACCGCGGGATGCCGACTGGCTGCACGCTCGATGACTTCCCCACGATCTCGCGGGCGGACCTCGTCGACGACCTCGCAGCGTTCGTTCCGCTCGATGCGGATCTCTCCCGGATGCTGCACGGCACGAGCTCCGGGTCGACCGGTGCAGCGCTGCTCATCCCCGATGACGTCGAGGAGGTCGCGCGCGGCTTCCACCTGCTGGTCGCGCTCGCGGCGTCTGCGGGCGCCTCGGTGACGATCGACGGCGAGCGGATGACCGTGGCGAACCTCGTCTTCCAGCGGCAGGCCTTCACCTACGTGTCGGTGATCTCGAGCTTCGCGCACCGGGCGATGGCGCGGCTCAACCTGCATCCGACGTCGTGGAGAGGTCTCGGCGCCCGCTCCCGATTCCTGGCCGAGGCGGATCCGCAGATCCTCAGCGGGCACCCGACCAGCCTCGCCGAGCTGCTCGACGCCGGGCTCGACTCGGTGCTGCATCCCGCCGTGATCTTCTCCGGCGCGATGGCGCTGTCGGCCGCATTGCGCGCACGACTCGAGGCGGCGTTCGAGTGCCCCGTGGTCGACGTGTACGGGTTGCACGAGACGCGCCCGATCGCCGCGCGCATCGACGACGGTCCGTTCCGAGTGCTCGATCGCCGCGTGCACGTCGAGGTGTGGGATCCTCGACGCGAGGTCGCGCTGCCGCCGGGAGCGATGGGCGAGATCGTCGTGACCGCGGGAGAGAACCCTCTGCTGCCGCTGGTGAGGTACCGCACGGGCGACTACGGGCGCCTGGTGCACCTCGACGGCGGGGCGGTGGGGATCGCCGATCTCGAGGGGCGAGAGAACACGCGGTTCCGGGCCGGCGACGGCACACTCGTGCCCTGCGTCGAGCTCACGCAGCATCTGCAGGCACACGGGGCGCAGGGGTGGTCGATCGACCAGGATGCCGCCGGTCGCGTGCACGCCGTGATCGTCGGCGGAGACGAGTCCGGCATCCGCTCGGCTCTGGGCGCGCTGCTCGGGGTCGAGTTCGAGCTGCGGCAGGTCGAGCGCCTGATCGACCTCGGCGAAGGCAAGCCGCGGCGCTACCGCAGTGCCGTGCCCGACTGA
- a CDS encoding phosphohydrolase: MADTEALLAAWSERSDGEAEAWARARPGPSLESVAGRISRIPQEFLDERISLRALAGDVLGGQIVASRFDDDPRVRQGAAIGLWLVASEGVIEPLEPALASGWAGLAVDALALRVAPVASPSEWTSDDERRTEAARTFLLWCGFLPAGEDAATAASLLAACDSLARNRALADAFEGHRHRAEIARKLAEARRKEAAARYSSE; the protein is encoded by the coding sequence ATGGCTGACACCGAGGCGCTGCTCGCCGCCTGGAGCGAGCGCTCAGACGGCGAGGCCGAGGCCTGGGCTCGCGCGAGACCGGGGCCGTCACTCGAGTCCGTCGCCGGGCGGATCTCCCGCATCCCGCAGGAGTTCCTCGACGAGCGCATCTCGCTCCGAGCGCTCGCCGGAGACGTCCTGGGTGGGCAGATCGTCGCGTCGAGGTTCGACGACGACCCGCGTGTGCGCCAGGGTGCCGCGATCGGACTGTGGCTCGTCGCCAGCGAAGGCGTCATCGAGCCGCTCGAGCCGGCGCTCGCGAGCGGGTGGGCCGGCCTTGCCGTCGACGCGCTCGCACTGCGCGTCGCCCCGGTCGCGTCGCCGTCGGAGTGGACCTCAGACGATGAACGGCGCACTGAAGCGGCACGCACCTTCCTGCTCTGGTGCGGGTTCCTTCCGGCGGGTGAGGATGCCGCGACCGCCGCCTCACTGCTGGCGGCCTGCGACTCGCTCGCCCGCAATCGGGCGCTCGCCGATGCGTTCGAGGGACACCGGCACAGGGCCGAGATCGCTCGCAAGCTCGCAGAGGCGCGCCGCAAGGAGGCGGCTGCGCGGTACTCCAGTGAGTGA
- a CDS encoding VWA domain-containing protein, whose translation MKAPADRLPLSDDARAAWERALALWRVRLDDPAVRPGAADEHGAPAWFSFPPSVTVDPHYLAERGLSDELWSMFAHEIGHHVLAPSTRIDALKIDHQMAKAIAAVSLHSNPGEGARRLSNLWSDLLVNTRLAQLQRAEPGIAATSTRDLGIVRLGRALYPAPQGSTDRLWWVYCRAYELLWQLPSGTLCALEPPPRPARTLAQNSLVPLSRIPEKHREKERLLREAQAESARVAAELAGATATNPGVDAALIADTVRTFGTDPVSGAARFGVIAAPYLAELEGAAQSGAREPVSGCGVDDAPATAEELGRILADQRLRDDLPRHPGMVLDPDDEDAAEEVSDAGSRKDGQRLTIARTLALYSESGEDAVLAAWYRNEAARWVRPYTRPAPATPIGGIPGPDELWEVGDALADLDWPLTMRSGTVIPGVTTRRRSELDDEPLVQETSLELDLYIDSSGSMTHPRQGSPAVLAGTILALSILRGGGRVRVTSFSGAGDVAGMPRFGRDPSEIVAAISLFFGRSTSFPLDLYSARYAGLPAAGEDAPRHVVVLSDDGLVSMFGVGNEPYAGVARAVREVLTTGTLVLMDPRHQVATLAERDGYDVVYLRTMAEAPAACAALAAALHG comes from the coding sequence GTGAAAGCTCCTGCCGATCGACTGCCGCTCAGCGACGACGCCCGCGCGGCGTGGGAGCGGGCGCTGGCTCTGTGGCGGGTGCGGCTCGACGATCCGGCGGTGCGCCCGGGAGCCGCCGACGAGCACGGCGCACCGGCCTGGTTCTCGTTCCCGCCGTCGGTGACCGTCGACCCTCACTACCTCGCCGAGCGCGGCCTGTCCGATGAGCTGTGGAGCATGTTCGCCCACGAGATCGGGCACCATGTGCTCGCTCCCAGTACCCGGATCGATGCGCTCAAGATCGACCATCAGATGGCCAAGGCCATCGCCGCCGTGTCGCTGCACTCGAACCCGGGGGAGGGAGCACGACGTCTGTCGAACCTGTGGAGCGATCTGCTGGTCAACACGCGCCTCGCGCAGCTGCAGCGCGCAGAGCCGGGGATCGCGGCCACCTCCACCCGCGACCTCGGCATCGTGCGTCTCGGCCGTGCCCTCTACCCGGCACCCCAGGGAAGCACCGACCGGCTGTGGTGGGTGTACTGCCGGGCATACGAGCTGCTGTGGCAGCTGCCCTCCGGCACCCTGTGCGCGCTCGAGCCGCCGCCGCGGCCGGCCCGGACTCTCGCACAGAACTCCCTCGTGCCGCTGAGTCGGATTCCCGAGAAGCACCGCGAAAAGGAGCGCCTGCTGCGTGAGGCGCAGGCCGAGAGTGCGCGGGTGGCCGCCGAGCTCGCCGGCGCGACCGCCACCAACCCCGGAGTGGACGCCGCGCTCATCGCCGACACCGTGCGCACCTTCGGCACCGACCCGGTCTCGGGTGCCGCCCGATTCGGCGTGATCGCCGCGCCGTACCTGGCCGAGCTGGAGGGGGCCGCTCAGAGTGGCGCCCGAGAGCCGGTCAGCGGATGCGGTGTCGACGACGCACCGGCGACGGCCGAGGAGCTCGGTCGCATCCTCGCCGACCAGCGTCTGCGAGACGACCTGCCCCGGCATCCGGGCATGGTGCTCGACCCTGATGACGAGGATGCCGCGGAAGAGGTGTCGGATGCGGGGTCGCGAAAGGACGGCCAGCGTCTGACGATCGCGCGGACGCTCGCGTTGTACAGCGAGAGCGGCGAGGATGCCGTGCTCGCCGCCTGGTACCGCAACGAGGCGGCCAGGTGGGTGCGCCCGTACACGCGCCCTGCACCCGCGACGCCGATCGGCGGCATCCCCGGTCCTGACGAGCTGTGGGAGGTGGGCGATGCGCTCGCCGACCTCGACTGGCCGCTGACGATGCGCTCGGGCACCGTGATCCCCGGCGTCACCACCCGCCGGCGCTCCGAGCTCGATGACGAACCCCTCGTGCAGGAGACGAGTCTCGAACTCGACCTCTACATCGACTCGTCGGGTTCCATGACGCATCCGCGGCAGGGCTCGCCCGCGGTGCTCGCGGGAACGATCCTCGCGCTCTCGATCCTCCGCGGCGGCGGTCGGGTCAGGGTGACCAGCTTCTCGGGAGCCGGCGACGTGGCGGGGATGCCGCGCTTCGGCCGCGATCCGTCGGAGATCGTCGCCGCGATCTCGCTGTTCTTCGGGCGATCCACGTCGTTCCCGCTCGACCTCTACTCCGCCAGATACGCCGGTCTTCCTGCGGCAGGGGAAGACGCACCTCGTCATGTGGTGGTGCTGTCGGATGACGGGCTCGTGTCGATGTTCGGGGTGGGCAATGAGCCGTACGCCGGCGTCGCCAGGGCCGTTCGCGAGGTGCTCACGACGGGTACGCTCGTGCTCATGGACCCCCGACACCAGGTCGCGACACTCGCAGAACGCGACGGTTACGACGTGGTGTACCTCCGGACGATGGCCGAGGCACCCGCTGCGTGCGCGGCACTCGCGGCGGCGCTGCATGGCTGA
- a CDS encoding potassium transporter Kef: MNRVPVKLANAPAPFPPAELPDLSAAGLDTALASASVRGAHGDPLLFARALAAGVEQDPAAATDRDRALDLVAIAAWRSGALGLRDDALARLGHLDTPEQRLAAAATLGVGVDVLDEFRRRQQTDRFWWPGRVDQRGYVLAVGGFRGIGGAWIRPPERVETLADAGAFALLVAGSWWRLDSDVWGARLSVLSEAPSTVHSRDDGVSIVIGPDTHLAWVHVRDQA, encoded by the coding sequence GTGAATCGCGTCCCCGTGAAGCTGGCGAATGCGCCGGCGCCGTTCCCTCCCGCAGAGCTGCCCGATCTCTCCGCCGCCGGGCTCGACACCGCGCTCGCGTCGGCCTCGGTGCGTGGCGCTCACGGTGATCCGCTCCTGTTCGCCAGGGCGCTCGCCGCAGGAGTGGAGCAGGATCCTGCAGCGGCGACCGATCGCGACCGGGCGCTCGATCTCGTCGCGATCGCCGCGTGGCGCTCGGGTGCTCTCGGTCTGCGCGATGACGCACTCGCTCGCCTCGGGCATCTCGACACCCCCGAGCAGCGTCTGGCCGCCGCGGCGACGCTCGGAGTCGGAGTCGATGTGCTCGACGAGTTCCGGCGCCGGCAGCAGACGGATCGATTCTGGTGGCCCGGCCGCGTCGATCAGCGCGGGTATGTGCTCGCCGTCGGTGGGTTCCGCGGAATCGGAGGAGCGTGGATCCGGCCTCCCGAGCGCGTCGAGACCCTGGCGGATGCCGGAGCCTTCGCCCTCCTGGTCGCGGGCTCGTGGTGGCGACTCGACAGCGATGTCTGGGGTGCGCGGCTCTCCGTGCTCTCCGAGGCGCCGAGCACGGTGCACTCCCGCGATGACGGGGTGAGCATCGTCATCGGACCGGACACGCATCTCGCGTGGGTGCACGTGAGGGATCAGGCGTGA
- a CDS encoding AAA family ATPase produces the protein MPDRWNRVSASPTNPGSGHGVESLTAEDLFRPAARTAVPLDEKLRQVYYWIVNRAVISPYYDMEFSHAEPLSIGLGDAGAAVSLPTQASFSSNVLVPLLTFAVGGKCLLVGGPGRGKTTVAVLMGVLAGTASDDVRRSVQQGQPQLTVSDLVGIPLPRDLVAAERLTDIRIAWREWLGLPVKIIDEYNRIPTKTQSALLTMVAEGYVESHDQMRRTAPDGGVESWFFTANDDAGGGTFPVIQALRDRMDVTVQAAGFNSRFFDELITRVEAGEKPEEHVPAELTFDSAEQTEMRAQIRAVPIPDAVRERLRFFLSHFEFVQHGGRRFEYRTKDVVTTAGGRVGEVIEANSGADLEIDLGAQTRNGLSVRALQTLIIYAKAIAWFRGADRVELDDVAAVLPFVLRGKLLPNATHPRFDVGAERELSTDTVSWLADLFTQSCRQYDALGRDADDAVAALLAEFDRGLDGLPALEASRRITTVEAQLRRIATVGKLYGRDFDDVIALKYLHQRYTAYVRWQELRG, from the coding sequence ATGCCCGACCGCTGGAACCGAGTGTCCGCATCACCCACGAACCCCGGCAGCGGCCACGGCGTCGAGTCTCTGACAGCCGAAGATCTCTTCCGCCCGGCCGCGCGCACTGCCGTGCCGCTGGATGAGAAGCTGCGTCAGGTCTACTACTGGATCGTCAACCGTGCGGTGATCTCGCCCTACTACGACATGGAGTTCTCGCACGCAGAGCCGCTGTCGATCGGGCTGGGGGATGCCGGGGCCGCGGTGTCGCTCCCGACGCAGGCGTCGTTCTCGTCGAACGTCCTCGTGCCGCTGCTCACCTTCGCGGTCGGCGGCAAGTGCCTGCTCGTCGGTGGGCCGGGGCGAGGCAAGACGACCGTCGCCGTGCTCATGGGCGTGCTCGCCGGTACCGCCTCCGACGATGTGCGGCGAAGCGTGCAGCAGGGGCAGCCGCAGCTGACGGTCAGCGATCTCGTCGGCATCCCGCTTCCGCGCGACCTGGTCGCCGCCGAGCGTCTCACCGACATCCGCATCGCCTGGCGCGAGTGGCTCGGGCTGCCCGTCAAGATCATCGACGAGTACAACCGCATCCCGACCAAGACCCAGTCGGCGCTGCTGACGATGGTGGCCGAGGGGTATGTCGAGAGCCACGACCAGATGCGCCGCACCGCGCCGGACGGCGGGGTGGAGAGCTGGTTCTTCACGGCCAACGACGACGCGGGCGGCGGCACCTTCCCCGTCATCCAGGCCCTCCGCGACCGGATGGACGTCACGGTGCAGGCGGCAGGATTCAACAGCCGATTCTTCGACGAGCTGATCACCCGCGTCGAGGCGGGGGAGAAGCCCGAAGAGCATGTGCCCGCCGAGCTGACGTTCGATTCGGCCGAGCAGACCGAGATGCGCGCGCAGATCCGCGCGGTGCCGATTCCGGATGCCGTGCGCGAGCGCCTGCGATTCTTCCTCAGCCACTTCGAGTTCGTGCAGCACGGCGGACGCCGCTTCGAGTACCGCACGAAAGACGTCGTGACCACGGCCGGCGGCCGGGTCGGCGAGGTGATCGAGGCGAACAGCGGCGCCGACCTCGAGATCGACCTCGGCGCGCAGACCCGCAACGGCCTGTCGGTGCGTGCTCTGCAGACGCTCATCATCTACGCCAAGGCGATCGCGTGGTTCCGGGGCGCCGATAGGGTCGAGCTCGATGACGTCGCGGCGGTGCTGCCGTTCGTGCTCCGAGGCAAGCTGCTGCCGAACGCCACTCATCCCCGGTTCGATGTCGGGGCGGAGCGCGAGCTCAGCACAGACACGGTGAGCTGGCTGGCCGACCTGTTCACGCAATCATGCCGCCAGTACGACGCGCTCGGCCGCGACGCCGACGATGCGGTCGCCGCCCTGCTCGCCGAGTTCGACCGCGGGCTCGACGGCCTCCCGGCGCTCGAGGCGTCTCGACGCATCACCACCGTCGAGGCCCAGCTGCGCCGGATCGCGACGGTGGGCAAGCTCTACGGGCGCGACTTCGACGACGTGATCGCGCTGAAGTATCTGCATCAGCGGTACACGGCCTACGTGCGCTGGCAGGAGCTGCGCGGGTGA
- a CDS encoding AAA family ATPase — MSGHGLVLGKFYPFHSGHSHLIRQAQRESDRVTVQVLGASVESIPLAVRADWIRESHPGVRVVAAMDDAPVDFESEAAWDEHMALIASLLDGPVDTVFSCDSYGGELARRLDARWMQIDEGRRVNPVSGTAIRADVAGNWHELAPAVRAWLTARVVVLGAESTGSTTLAEALADRLGTLWVPEYGREHSVIRDGGLTAPWRSDEFDLIVDRQIALEQQALRQVPVPVLVCDTDVLATALWHERYVGAVAPRLHEAAAAHPPLLYVLTGDEIPFEQDGLRDGEHIRHDMQQRFRDVLAAQDVPWLEVRGDVPTRVDAAASALEPLLIEHLRFAVPLEGRPLDEQRALQQDARSTSLG; from the coding sequence ATGAGCGGACACGGCCTCGTCCTCGGCAAGTTCTATCCCTTCCACAGCGGTCATTCGCACCTGATCCGTCAGGCGCAGCGAGAGAGCGACCGGGTCACGGTGCAGGTGCTGGGCGCATCGGTCGAGTCGATCCCGTTGGCGGTGCGAGCGGACTGGATCCGTGAGTCGCACCCGGGAGTGCGCGTCGTCGCAGCGATGGACGATGCACCGGTCGACTTCGAGTCGGAGGCGGCCTGGGACGAGCACATGGCGCTTATCGCCTCCCTGCTCGACGGTCCTGTCGACACGGTGTTCTCGTGCGACTCGTACGGCGGCGAGCTGGCCAGGCGCCTCGATGCGCGCTGGATGCAGATCGACGAGGGGCGGCGGGTCAATCCCGTCTCCGGTACGGCGATCCGTGCCGATGTCGCCGGCAACTGGCATGAGCTCGCACCGGCCGTGCGCGCGTGGCTGACCGCGCGCGTCGTGGTGCTGGGCGCGGAATCCACCGGGTCGACGACCCTCGCCGAGGCACTCGCCGATCGTCTGGGCACGCTCTGGGTGCCCGAATACGGCCGCGAGCACTCCGTGATCCGCGACGGCGGGCTGACCGCGCCGTGGCGCAGCGACGAGTTCGACCTCATCGTCGACCGGCAGATCGCGCTCGAGCAGCAGGCGCTCAGGCAGGTGCCGGTGCCGGTGCTCGTGTGCGACACCGACGTGCTCGCGACGGCCCTGTGGCACGAGCGCTATGTCGGCGCGGTGGCGCCGCGCCTGCATGAGGCGGCGGCCGCGCACCCGCCGCTTCTCTACGTGCTCACGGGCGACGAGATCCCGTTCGAGCAGGACGGCCTGCGCGATGGCGAGCACATCCGCCACGACATGCAGCAGCGCTTCCGCGACGTGCTCGCCGCGCAGGACGTGCCGTGGCTCGAGGTGCGCGGCGATGTCCCGACGCGGGTCGACGCCGCGGCATCCGCTCTCGAGCCTCTCCTCATCGAGCATCTGCGCTTCGCTGTTCCGCTCGAGGGGCGGCCTCTCGACGAGCAGCGGGCGCTCCAGCAGGACGCACGATCGACATCGTTAGGATGA
- the pnuC gene encoding nicotinamide riboside transporter PnuC produces MLEWLQAEWPQVLGFVTGAICVWLAGRRNVWNYPIGIANNVVLFVVFIGAGLYATSVLQVVYLLMGLHGWWRWTRGAEQSRTYVVNTPRRAWPWLALAAVAGTAVLVWVLMTFTDSQVAIADAATTAASLVAQYMLNRKWIENWFVWILVDIAFVGLSIAAGLWVIAALYVLFIALCVIGFRSWSQAAAADRETSAVMAPARR; encoded by the coding sequence GTGCTCGAGTGGCTCCAGGCCGAGTGGCCTCAGGTTCTCGGTTTCGTCACGGGCGCGATCTGCGTCTGGCTCGCCGGCCGCCGCAACGTCTGGAACTACCCGATCGGCATCGCCAACAATGTGGTGCTGTTCGTCGTGTTCATCGGCGCGGGACTCTATGCGACCTCGGTGCTGCAGGTCGTCTACCTGCTGATGGGACTGCACGGGTGGTGGCGGTGGACCCGTGGCGCAGAGCAGAGTCGCACCTACGTCGTGAACACGCCTCGTCGCGCGTGGCCCTGGCTGGCGCTCGCCGCAGTCGCCGGCACGGCCGTGCTGGTGTGGGTCCTCATGACGTTCACCGACTCGCAGGTCGCGATCGCCGATGCGGCGACCACCGCCGCGAGTCTCGTGGCGCAGTACATGCTGAACCGCAAGTGGATCGAGAACTGGTTCGTGTGGATCCTGGTCGACATCGCCTTCGTCGGTCTCTCGATCGCCGCGGGGCTCTGGGTCATCGCAGCGCTGTACGTGCTCTTCATCGCCCTGTGCGTGATCGGCTTCCGCTCGTGGAGTCAGGCGGCCGCCGCCGACCGAGAGACCTCCGCGGTCATGGCGCCCGCCCGAAGGTGA